One genomic region from Nitrospinota bacterium encodes:
- the rpsS gene encoding 30S ribosomal protein S19 produces the protein MVRSLKKGPYVDKNLLKKVVDLDNKNEKKVIKTWSRRSTIVPEFIGHTFAVHNGKKFIPVYVTENMVGHKLGEFSPTRIFRTHSGHTKRVTTLT, from the coding sequence GTGGTGCGTTCGTTAAAAAAAGGGCCTTATGTAGATAAAAATTTATTAAAGAAAGTCGTTGATTTAGATAACAAAAATGAAAAAAAAGTTATTAAGACATGGTCGAGGCGATCTACAATTGTTCCTGAATTTATAGGACATACTTTTGCGGTTCATAATGGTAAAAAATTTATTCCTGTTTACGTTACAGAGAACATGGTTGGTCATAAATTAGGTGAATTTTCACCAACAAGGATTTTTAGAACCCACAGTGGACATACAAAAAGGGTTACAACTTTAACATAG
- the rplV gene encoding 50S ribosomal protein L22, whose protein sequence is MQAVASVRYVRTSPTKARLVTALIEGKRVNEALNILAFTHRGSARIIEKLLKSAIANAEERSSEKSDIDSFIIKKATVDGGPVLKRFRPRARGRATRIIKRTSHITLLLEET, encoded by the coding sequence ATGCAGGCTGTGGCATCAGTAAGATATGTTCGTACTTCGCCTACAAAGGCAAGGCTGGTAACAGCCCTCATAGAAGGGAAAAGGGTGAATGAGGCTCTTAATATCCTAGCTTTTACCCATAGGGGTTCAGCAAGGATTATTGAAAAATTGCTAAAATCAGCCATTGCCAATGCAGAAGAGAGAAGCTCTGAAAAGAGTGATATTGATTCTTTTATTATTAAAAAAGCAACAGTTGATGGGGGGCCTGTGTTAAAGAGATTTAGACCAAGGGCAAGAGGAAGGGCGACAAGGATTATTAAAAGGACAAGTCATATAACTTTATTGTTAGAGGAAACTTAA